Genomic window (Gelria sp. Kuro-4):
CTGGCGCTGCTTCAGGGCGGGGGCCTTATCGCCGACACCGGTCTCAGCGTCTTTCGTGTCGCCGCCGGCTTTCTCCTGGCCGCCCTCCTCGGGGTGCCCCTGGGCATCCTCATGGGCACCCTCAAGGTTTTTGAGGGGCTGTTTGAGCCGGTGATCGGCTTTATCCGCTACCTGCCCGCCTCCGCCTTCATCCCCCTCTTTATCCTGTGGCTGGGCCTGGGCGAGCTGGAGAAGATTGCGGTGATTTTCTTCGGTACCTTCTTCCAGCTTACGCTCATGGTGATGGACGCCACCAAGAACACCCCCATGGACCTGATCGAGGTCTCCTACACCCTGGGGGCCGGCCGCCGCGACGTCTTCTTCAAGGTGATCCTCCCCTACTCCCTGCCCGGCATCGTGGACACGCTGCGCATCACCTTCGGCTGGGCCTGGACTTACCTGGTGGTGGCGGAGATCGTAGGTGCCACCTCCGGCCTGGGCTTTATGATCATGCAGTCGTCGCGTTTTCTAAAGCCGGAGCGCATCATCGTGGGCATCCTCGTCATCGGTTTTTTGGGCATTATCACCGATGCGCTCTTTAAGCTGACCTACCGGCTGTCCTTCCCCTGGCTGGGAAAGGAGGGGCGCTGATGGGTAACAAGCTGCAGGTGGACGGGGTGAGCAAGTCCTTCGCCGCCGGTGCCGGCCGCGTGGAGGCGTTAAGCGCTGCGTCCTTCACCGTGGCTGAGGGCGAATTCATCACCCTCCTGGGGCCCTCCGGCTGCGGCAAATCCACGCTCCTTAGAATAATCGCCGGTCTGGAAGAGCCCTCCACCGGCCGGGTGCTCCTCGGTGGCCGGCCCATCACCGGGCCGGGGCCGGAACGCGGCATGGTGTTTCAATCGTACACTTTGTTCCCCTGGCTCACCGTGTACGAAAACATCGAGTTCGGCCTTGAGCTTAAGGGCCTGCCCCGCGCCGAGCGCCGGGCGGTGGCGGAGCGTTACCTCAA
Coding sequences:
- a CDS encoding ABC transporter permease; this encodes MLNPKLFTPKEDIPRGLYTALGLACFFAILLVWSLLTYTGLVAPMFLPRPDQALRAGLALLQGGGLIADTGLSVFRVAAGFLLAALLGVPLGILMGTLKVFEGLFEPVIGFIRYLPASAFIPLFILWLGLGELEKIAVIFFGTFFQLTLMVMDATKNTPMDLIEVSYTLGAGRRDVFFKVILPYSLPGIVDTLRITFGWAWTYLVVAEIVGATSGLGFMIMQSSRFLKPERIIVGILVIGFLGIITDALFKLTYRLSFPWLGKEGR